The sequence CTTTAATAGTGTGTAATTGTATATTAATTAAATtggatttgaaaatttaaaatcaaaatttttttaatataattattagtACAATGATATGAATTCTAAAAACATTATGAGTTTATGATGATTtagagtttttactttttagaattgttCTAAGcctctaacaaaaatatttatgatgATATGAATTACATGTTAAATCTAAACTTTTTAAATCCGAGTATAAGTAAAATTTCATTGGTAGAAGATTTATATCATTCTCCCTACACTTGTAATTTTCTATTAGCCATTGTCTCACTAAgccattaaatatatatttttgagagTACACTAAGCCATTGTATACCACCCCTCTTCTTTCTGGggcggattctcaaaaaaaaaaaaaaaagccattgtCTCACTAAgccattaaatatatatttttgagagTACACTAAGCCATTGTATACCACCCCTCTTCTCTCCGGATTCTCATTGTatacactttttaaaaaaataataaaaaaaagaatataactTATTGGATGAGCCGGAATCTTGTACCATGCTTCATGCATGCACGTAGTGGCTCCCTCAACATAAAAATTGATTATCAATTGCATTGTGATCAATTAGGGAGTGCCACAAATTAAAAATCAAGGATAATTGCACACTGTTGCTATTAAAAACAATATCAATGTATCATTTGACATTACAGTTTTTTAATTATGGTTTCAAAGCATGCTTATAAGGGCTTCTAAGTTTTTCCCGAACTATattatatgaagaaaaaataaataaaaaaattatatttgttacattcataaaaatccaaatcaCGACCAAAATTTGGTAACTTAATCAACAATTAAGCGTCTTGAAAAATATTTGGAGTTCAAATCTATTATTCCCATCATAATTATgaattattatctaaaaaagGAATAATTCTAATCACATGACAGTCATTAACTTTGAGATCCCAACAATCATAAAGGATCCAAACTTGCAAATCACACACCGACTTACACGGTAATTAATTTTCATCTCTACTTTTTGTTCGTTTCCTAATAGTAattgaaatttagaaaattctggaataaaattaaatatcaaaaaaaaaaaaattatatataatataaataacaagaGCCACCCCACAATTCGTACCtcaaaattatttcattattaaaaaatttatttctgaaGAGAGAGTCTCCCAAACTCTATCCGATTTCTAGGGTTTGTGTAACCGGAAAAGAGgtaaagagaagagagagagagagagagcgagaaaACGATGTCGTCGAGGAAGATAACGCTGAAGAGCTCGGACGGAGAGACTTTCGAGGTGGAGGAAGCGGTGGCGTTGGAATCTCAGACGATAAAGCACATGATTGAAGACGATTGCGCCGACAATGGAATCCCTCTGCCGAACGTGACCAGCAAGATCTTGTCGAAGGTCATCGAGTACTGCAAAAAGCACGTCGAGACACCGAAAGCCGAGGACCGTGTCGCCTCTACCGATGAGGAGCTCAAGAACTGGGACCTCGAGTTTGTCAAAGTCGACCAGGCCACCCTCTTCGATCTCATCTTGGTTTGCCCCTCTCagatctttcaattttttttttctctctctctctctctctagggaTTGATTTATCTTGTTTGGGAACAaaaggggaatttttttttttttttatttgttatattgttattgTGAAATTGTGAATGTTTACTCTGTTATGTTGATTGCTGAATTACTAGCCCctttactttgttttgttttgttttggttgagaTGAAATAATTCACAATCTTATTAGTAAGCATTGTTGTGTTTTAGCTGTGATATTATGTGTCCTACTCCTATCTAGAACTcctgttttttttattgtgattttgtgggtttttgctGATGGATTTGTTGCTGAAGTGTAGATGGACCCTAAGATTGTTTTAGGTGAATGGTAAGTTCTTTTTGTATTGGTTGAAGTAGTGGTCTCAGAATGCCAATGAGCTTGAAACGGCACATCTTTTATTGGGTGCAGGCATACTCGAGTAAAAATGCCTCACCAAACAGACCCCAAATATAGTAGTGGCCATAATAATGTTTTGGAAATCATTACAATATGCTGACAAGCGTTATTAGAGTGATGGGTATGAATCTTGACTTACAGGACTTTCAAGTTTTTGGAACATGTACCTGGATGAATTTTGGATAATCAAATTATGTTTATGTATCAACCTTGTTACTTTATTGTTTCTTCTGATGTAAAATATGGAATAGCTTTAGCgactctttatcttttttctgttttgaaCTTTGATTTGTTACGATATGTGCTGACTCTTGCTTTTGAAGACTCAAATGTTGTTCCCAAATAGAATCTACTTTATGCTTGAAATTCTACTGATGACCCCTTTAGTTATCATACTATCAACTTTCTTTCCATGTTGAAGGTCCACTTAGCAATTTTCTTGTGATCCTGCAATATACTTTTAGAGCATCAAGACCATTGGTGTTTTGTTGTCCATAGAAGCCACCAAGATCATTTAATGGGTCTATGGTTTTGTTGTTGCATTCAGCATGCACTGAATTAGTGCTGTATTATATAAGTTACTTCTACCATGTTTGTACACCTAGAATGACAAATCTCACTCTGGATTATGTCTGGTTTGCAGGCTGCAAATTATCTGAACATCAAGAGCTTGCTGGATCTGACTTGCCAAACAGTGGCAGACATGATCAAGGGCAAAACACCTGAGGAAATCCGCAAGACGTTCAACATCAAGAATGACTTCACACccgaggaagaggaggaggttCGCAGGGAGAACCAATGGGCCTTTGAgtgaaaaaagttataaaaatgagcagattgtttttacttttttgtggCTTATGTTTTACTCTTGTGCTGAGGAAAGGGGTGGTTGTTTCCACCTTTCTAAGACCTTCTAGTTATTCAAGTACTGTTCTAGGTGTCTCTGCTGTAAAACAATGTTTGTTTTGCTTAAACCTTACCCACTTCCCTTTCCTCCACATTTAGTTGCGAAATATGATGTTTAATGGATCTCTTTTATTATGTTAATATGATAATATGTTGCTTTTTCTCCGGTTGTTTGTGTTCTTGATACTTTTATCTGCAGTACTTGTCGTATCAAGGTGATCCACCATTGACTTTGGTGGAGGGGATCCAAGTGAGTTTTGTTGAGGTTATCACATTATGCTATATTTTCAGAGCCTCAGTGGTTTGTTTATGATGGATCTATACAATTCTTGTTGGTGCTTCACCACCAACTTTGCTTGAGAGAGCTGTTCTTTCATGGACTTGGTTCCGGGTTGGGTGTACTGTTTACCAAGATTTTTTTCTATGTTATGTGTGTCTATTCTATCGTGTACACAAAATTTACCAATTTTGTTATTGGTTCAGTGAATCAGCCCTACTGCCATCTTTTTGCACACTATGGCTTGAAACAATCTTTAGTAGTTTCACTGCCTGTGTTTAGTTGTTTACAGCTTAGTGAAGACTCCTAAAACGTTTATAGTGTGCAGGGGAAGGCGCTTTCTGGCATTGTAAATTGGAAAATGCTGAAGATATTAGAGTAATTCTGACATTCAAATTCCCAAAGTAGAGGTATTTTTTAGTCCCATTGTAGAGGCTTGGTTTTCTTTAGCTATCAACGTGGCTCCGACCTGGCACTTGTTAGGCTCCCTGGCATAAGCATTAATacattaaaatgaaattaaataagcaGCAGCCTTAGTTTGACCCAAAACTGATGGAATGGAATCAGCACGGAGAAGTGGAGAAAGAAAATCGAAAATAGAACAAGTGGAAAATTTATTGGTCAAGGCATGCCTTATTCCCAGGTCCTATATTTTGAAGAAGGGTCTTCTCTATTTAAAACTGGTTTTAAGgttttaaaattcattttatggTGTGGTGTATACATAAACTTTGTTGTCCATGCTATCTAATGCTTAGAATCGCAGAAATGAATGCTCGTTTTTTCTCCGTTGACCATTACCAATGCTAAGTTGTAACCCTGCATTGGCATTGTGGAGAGGAATGTTCCATGCTGGCATTTCATGTGGTGGGCAAAATTGTATCGGTAATCACTTTCAGTTGAATTAAGCATTGTTTTCTAACATTATGTGTTACTAACTTTGTTAGAGCCCGTTTGGTTCCACTTTTTTAGCCCAAAAATGGCGTTTTCAAAAAAGCTTAACCAACTTGCGCGTTTGGTAAGCtcaaaatgcaacttttttataaaagttgcgttttgaacttttataaaaaactgAGGACAAAACACGGAAGATTTATGGACCCTCAGGGGTCCATAAATCAAAACGCGCTACGCGCGTTTACAATATTACCGTTGCAATAACCAAAAAGATCGAAATACCCAGCTATTTCTCTCACGTccctcatctctcatctctgcTCTCCCTTCGCATTTGACGCCTCCATCTCTTCTCTCTGCTTGCTCTGCCCTCTCCGTAAGTCTCTCTACTCtctgtcttttttctttgtcttccttttcttcttccgcttcgtcttcctcttcttcttctttctttctttctggttCTTCCTCTCCGTAAGTCTTTCTGTAGTTTTGGATTGTGGTTTGTTTTATGGGTAATGATTTTTCTGTGTgttctttgggttgatttctcatGGGTATGGGTTGTTTTAATTTGGACCGAACCTGGGTTGATTCTCATGGGTCTGATTTGggttgttttggttttgatttctctgttctttggttgatttctcatggatctgggtttgatttctctgttctttggttgatttctcacttttggtgtgtgggttttgatttctcaGGTACCAAAAACACTGATCTGCTACCAAAAACCAGGTACCAACactgatctgaattttttttttttttaccgagtgtgggaaaaaaaatttcggatCTTGCTATGAATGGGTATTGTTCCTttacttgttttgttatttttttttgctgattggaatatataatgaagtgtttagttagtaaaaatatataatgaagtGTTTAACactgatctgaattttttttttttttttaccgagtgtgctattttaatatataatgaAGTGTTTAATGAGTATAGTTTGTGAATCTGAAATAGCCGAGATTAATCTTAGCTAGCTTCTAGCATGTGTAATTTGACTTCTTGTTATACACTAATGAGCATGTGTAATTTTTGCTTACAcaacttttagtttttcttgTATCTTTGATAACTCTTTCTTTGCATTCACAGTTTTATTCCGCTGATTGAAACAGATggatatataaaattgattgaaaCAGATGAATCTTGTCTAGGTCTTGGTATTTAGAATTGATTGAGCCCAAAACCTAATGTGATGATTGTCCCATGGACCAACTGTAACTATCTGCATTTCTGAGTTTTACTGATCAAAGTggatgttttgaatttttggcaCCCTATGCTTTCACTTATGAAGTTACACTTTACTTTGCCTTTTACCCTGTGGTAATTAAGCATTTGTTAGTTGTAGCTTGTGAATGGCCCTCTATGCTGAAGTTTACTACCAATACTCATTTAGTGCTTATGATGCacttatttgtttgatttttctctCCATGAGTGCCTACTGGTATGACCGATTATATAACTTTTGCAATTaaattaggaaaagaaataatttaatgatagcAAATTAACAATCTACTCGTCTGATTCTTCTTGTATTGGGTTCCTGTATCACAATTCCTCTCCAACACTCTGACTGTTGATGACATAGACACAACCTAAAATCCTCCAAGAGGTCAAATTGAcattttcaaacaaacaaaaaaaggaagaagccTCATTGACATTGTAGTTTTAGTAGTAATTCTGTTGGTTTACTCCCTTATCCTCGAGGCTGGGAAGGGCATTGTCATCATCCATGTAATCCATTGCAGTGAATTTTCTTGCCACAGATTACTTGTACTTAGcctttgaaatttaaacttaGCTGGAGATACAGATGCAGTGCTTATTAGTAGGGCTATAAATGAACCAAATCATTCATAAACAGCTCGGGCTTGGTTCGATAAAAAACTCgttcatgtttgtttatttataaacaagcCAAGCTTAAACTTTAGTTTTATGATTGCTTAATAAACGAGCCGAGCCTGAGTAAAAAGtattgttcatgaacaagctcGTGAACACCAAGGCTCAatacaaaagtaacaaaataaGTTGAGCCTAGActtatttatgagtttggtaataaaattgatatgagcTTGACATATAAACCCATATCTTTCTaagactttaattaattataagttgaGACCACTCATCCAAACAAAATAGGCTGGATCATAAACTTGATGTGGGTTTAATAATATACTTGAGTTggatctcaagctcaaaaatatGATATTGAGCTTGAGTTTGGGCTTGATATAGAGCTCGAGCTTGACTTAACTAATGAACCAAACCAAGCCAAGCCAAACTCaaacttttatactttataacaAGCTCAAGCTTGAACATTATTTATAGGCTCGTATCAAGCTcaagccaagcttgaacattCTACTTTTGTTGTCGAGCCGAGCTTAAACATTCACTACTCGACAAAGCTCGGCTTGTTTATAGCTCGACTCGTTTATAGCCCTACTCATTAGTATCATAGGTACATGTTTAGTTATCTACTACATTAGAGCACATACTCGTCGTTGTCACCGCTTTTACTGCTTACTACAAATGGACTCCGGACTTTGAATTTTCCGTTAGTCCAAGTGATTGATCCAAATACATCTTCCTTCAATGAGGTTGcagtggaagaagaaaaaatcactTGGTAGCTCAGCTTCTCATTGTTCTTTGTAAATGTCAGTTGATCTGGAATCACTTTGACAACTATTCCGCTAGGTGCATCCACACTTACAGCATAAACCGTTTTACCATCCCCACCAACGTTAGTTACCGTTCTGCTTATATTCTTGCTCGCTTTTCCATCGAATTTGGAGATTGCAATTGAAGGGTAGTTGATATTGGATACGTAATCACTGTTCGAGTCCCTGGGGCAAGCAAAATCATTGGGAATTGTTTTCGCAATTGCTTTAATTCCATCTATATCAAGGCCAATATAGCATAGGTAGTTCAAGTAGTCAGTGGTCCTGGTTTCGTACACTAGCCCTGGTTGTAATGGTCCAGATGTTGTTACTTCCCCTGCACCATAATCATAAGGTGTGGCTATTGAACCTGAATCTGTTGTTATTGGagctttcatgttgtttgtttgAGTTGCTGCAAATTGATGATAGTCAGTATTCATTGGTTAGtactacaacaacaaccaaaccttagtcccaaaatttgtGAATTATAAGTTGCAGATTCTGACCTGTTGTCATGATGGCTGATTTGATAGCCGATGGACTCCACGTGGGGTTCTGTGATTTGACAGTGGCGGCAACCCCAGAAACATGTGGGCACGCCATGGAGGTTCCTGAGATCACATTGTATAATGGAGGTTCTTTTCCTTGTGGAGTTTGTGATGTGTCGTTTGCAATCCATGCTGCAAGTATGTCCACTCCTGGTGCTGCAATATCAGGCTGCAAAACAATCATGTTAGGTAACTAGTAATTGGTTGTTCAAAGTAATATATAACATCATTGTGAAGAGCAAGAAGCCATGCCTTGAGAACGTTCATTGTGTCATATGAAGGCCCTCTAGCCGAGAAGTATGCAATAGCAGGTGCTGGCTTATATTCTGTCACTGCTACTGTTGGTAGAATTGTTGCGACTGGGTTGCTTCAGAAATTTTCATActaattagcattttttttttctttctttgcttcAAATACTCAAGAAATTACTAGtttaaaaaaactagttttggaatataatttcaaaagaaaacttTGGTTTCATTACCTGCTTGAGTTTATGTAGGAGAGGACTTCAGCAGAATCATTTGACTTAATCAAAGTTGCTGGAAATGAACCATAAGTACTTGCCACTCTGCTTGATTTGTCGTCAATCAAAACTATACCGATTCCTCCAAGACCCTTTACTACTGATATCTTCTCTCTCGCTGAATAATTCTCATCGCCGACATTGTTACAGACAACAATCTTCCCCTTGATCAGGTCCTTATCCATTGAATCTGGGTTGCAGTTTCTGAACATAATCTCAAGCGTTTTACATcttatggaaaaatgaaaaagaacaGAAAGAAAGAACGTTTTGCATATTCTTTGGTCTAACTATTAGTACTATAAAAAGATTTTAACAATATAGACACATGACATTTCTCGAGTTTGTTTTAGTGTTGGAGCTTTGTCCTTGTTTGCTTGTCCAgggttttatcttttttcttcttaaaaaaatgctaaagattatatatataagatttgcAAAAGGATGAATGtctgaattattttattataaagacACTATAATTCTCCTTTCCCTGGATTGGCATTTGGCATGGTTATCAACTTATCATGTTTACGTACCTTGCCTCAGCTTCATTGGCACCACTTTTCTTGGCATTCTTAGCATATATCAATGGATATTCAGGAGATTGTTTAAGTGGAGAGAAATTTATGCCTTCACCCTGAGGTCAATAGAGAGAAACTcagcaacaaaaaaataaataaataaaccaactcaaaaaatttaaataaatacacTCAACCATTCATGTAACAATCTcattcacaatttaaaaaaacacacaaatattaTTTGCATATTTTCTGCGCACAACTTTTGTAGATATCTTAATATGGAagtttggatttaaaaaaaaaaaaatatatatatatatatatatttaggaaCCAGTTGGAAGCTAGGACATGTGAGAAATAGTTGTCATATTAAATatgagtatttttttattataaatatttgcaCCTTTAACATAAGTGTCAATTTAACCCCTAAACTTTTGATTTGAACAAATAAGGCAAAGCATTTTTACGTACCAAATCAAACcttttattactattttcgttAAATGCTAATAGCTTAAATCACATGATGTACACataattgtttaaataaaatgttCGGTAACCAAATTGGCACTCACgtaaaagtataaaaaagagaagtactattatctacaatattttcacaacaaatcataggtgttAGTTGtcattggttctaatttgaacataccactgaaattacttaaaatttgttatgaaagtgttgtaaaaatattgtgaacggagcatttctttaaaaaaaaatggttgtacCAAATGAACACCctctcatgtttttttttttccctataattTGTATATTAGAAAACACCTAGGTCAATATCACAATATATAAGTGAACaaaattctcaaccaaaaaagaaaaatttattaccaaaattttatttatttatttattattttctattaatgTTTACCTTAATCACTTTGTTTCCACCAAGTACCACCTTAGATTGGAAATCTCGGTCAATAGTAGAAGCAGCTACAGTCAAAATCCAAGGAGCAATATTCACAACACTTTCCGATTCGGGGCCATCATTCCCTGCGGAGCAGACCACAATGATCCCATGGTCCACTGCGTGGAACGCTCCGATCGCAATTGGATCAGACTTCAAACCAATCCTTATATACGATGGTGCGCCAAGAGACAACGACAAGACATCTACACCGTCCGCTATTGCATCATCGAACGCTGCAAGAATCGCAGACCCAACACAACCGGCGGATGAGCATACCGTATACATAGCGATTCGTGAACTTGGGGACCCACCCTTTGCGGTTCCATCTGCTAGACCGTAGTAGGATGCACTGGCTACGGTGCTACCTGCTGCAGTTGATGCCACGTGTGTACCATGGCCAACTGTATCACGAGGTGTATGCAACTTTGCTGGGGCTGTAGCAGCAGAGTCGTCgtattttttttgatattttgttgttgttgttgttgttgttttgatatCAGCAGAGTCGTCGTAGGATCTTGCACCAATCAACTTcctgatatgcatgttaagtaTAGTAACgtcattttataatatttttataacaaattataagtgacagattgttattagttattatttttaagacaaaaaagtaattttaatgttaggttcaaatttaaactaataacaactaagtATTAACCACCtgtaatttattatgaaaatattataaaagtaACATCTATCGGTTTTTCATGCTTATATAATGACTGATTTAAAacattagtttaaaaaatatatttttagaaactttttataggaaaatattaaaaaaataattattttaaaagttttttaatatttttttataaaaatagtgtcaaaaactttctaaattttttttttatattttataaaacttAGAACGAAGTTATTGTGTGATTTTGTTGTGCCCATATGCTTTCTCTATTAAAATTCATTTCCCAATAAATAAGTTGTCCCATTAGTGCCTTTTAATATTCAAACAGTATCTAATAAGAGAATGTATTGGTGATGGGATAAATAAATTACGTGTCTAAGAGGTTGGTAATTCAATTGGTTCATATCCTGATGATTTCAAAGTAGAAGTCTAAAGTTCAAattctccttaaaaaaaagatcaaacataatttaatcagaaattttctaaaattattatgcCTACCGAGAATGAAAGTCTGGATTAAGCTTCTTTGGGCCTATTTTAAGCCAATCGAGCTACTTTAAGTAATCAGGCTattattatcaacaaaaaatttaaaaatgggGTTATTAATTAGGCAAGATCACCGACTTAGCCAGTCTTATTCTTAGACAGATTTTCAAACCGTTATGGGCTCTTTTATGACGGCAAATAAAGTTGTGAAATTGAAATATCCATCGCTTTCAACGAGTCTATAACTTAGTCCTTTTGCATATTTCATGTTAACTTGAACCGTGCAGAAAGTAACATGCACTAACCTATTACAATTGGAGGGGTTGAAATCATCGGCTTTCACGCAAGTTCCCTTCCACCTTGACGGAATTGGACCCATGTCCTTGTCATTAAAACTCTCTGACTCTGGCCAAATCCCTATAATATTCCATGCACTATAAATCAGAACATAATGAACGATAAAACAGCACGCAAAGCAAATGTGTAATATATGCAGTTCTATTTTTGTT is a genomic window of Quercus lobata isolate SW786 chromosome 2, ValleyOak3.0 Primary Assembly, whole genome shotgun sequence containing:
- the LOC115974533 gene encoding SKP1-like protein 1B, producing the protein MSSRKITLKSSDGETFEVEEAVALESQTIKHMIEDDCADNGIPLPNVTSKILSKVIEYCKKHVETPKAEDRVASTDEELKNWDLEFVKVDQATLFDLILAANYLNIKSLLDLTCQTVADMIKGKTPEEIRKTFNIKNDFTPEEEEEVRRENQWAFE
- the LOC115975237 gene encoding CO(2)-response secreted protease-like, with product MIMKGNTIFFLFCSLFLVSFLEDTGAAQAGTNYGVYIVYMGAAASTNGSLRDDHARLMSSVLRRKENTLVHTYRHGFSGFAARISEKEARSIAQKPGVVSVFPDTQVELHTTRSWDFLKYQTSVKIDSKPNTGNDQSSSSVGSDSIIGILDTGIWPESESFNDKDMGPIPSRWKGTCVKADDFNPSNCNRKLIGARSYDDSADIKTTTTTTTKYQKKYDDSAATAPAKLHTPRDTVGHGTHVASTAAGSTVASASYYGLADGTAKGGSPSSRIAMYTVCSSAGCVGSAILAAFDDAIADGVDVLSLSLGAPSYIRIGLKSDPIAIGAFHAVDHGIIVVCSAGNDGPESESVVNIAPWILTVAASTIDRDFQSKVVLGGNKVIKGEGINFSPLKQSPEYPLIYAKNAKKSGANEAEARNCNPDSMDKDLIKGKIVVCNNVGDENYSAREKISVVKGLGGIGIVLIDDKSSRVASTYGSFPATLIKSNDSAEVLSYINSSSNPVATILPTVAVTEYKPAPAIAYFSARGPSYDTMNVLKPDIAAPGVDILAAWIANDTSQTPQGKEPPLYNVISGTSMACPHVSGVAATVKSQNPTWSPSAIKSAIMTTATQTNNMKAPITTDSGSIATPYDYGAGEVTTSGPLQPGLVYETRTTDYLNYLCYIGLDIDGIKAIAKTIPNDFACPRDSNSDYVSNINYPSIAISKFDGKASKNISRTVTNVGGDGKTVYAVSVDAPSGIVVKVIPDQLTFTKNNEKLSYQVIFSSSTATSLKEDVFGSITWTNGKFKVRSPFVVSSKSGDNDEYVL